The following coding sequences lie in one Bacillus sp. 2205SS5-2 genomic window:
- a CDS encoding YkvA family protein, translating to MENDLENVEIQYSEKKFWTKLKKYSKKAGSSAVYAALLLYFTLQKPEVPKKVKATIIAALGYFILPTDLIPDLMIGIGYTDDLGALSIALVQVAFYMDEEVKRQAREKIEEWFGKDVDTSEVDEKIGY from the coding sequence GTGGAGAATGATTTAGAAAACGTAGAGATACAATATAGTGAAAAAAAGTTTTGGACCAAGCTGAAGAAATATAGCAAAAAAGCAGGATCGTCAGCTGTCTATGCGGCCCTCCTTTTATATTTTACGCTGCAAAAACCAGAAGTACCGAAGAAAGTGAAAGCAACAATTATTGCTGCCCTAGGTTATTTCATTTTACCAACGGATTTAATTCCCGATTTAATGATTGGAATCGGCTATACAGATGACCTTGGAGCTCTCAGTATTGCTCTCGTTCAAGTAGCCTTTTATATGGATGAAGAAGTGAAGCGTCAAGCAAGAGAAAAAATCGAAGAATGGTTTGGAAAAGATGTAGATACTTCTGAGGTTGATGAGAAGATTGGTTATTAA
- a CDS encoding MDR family MFS transporter, whose protein sequence is MKMMRNIHPLSINIIVGTLFVRMMTFMTFPFLAIYLTTVKGASPAAAGAVIGISALFRLFGGFIGGHLTDKLGRGVIMLGSIAVWIPVYVGFALADTIMMFFILNALNGLCSSFFEPASKALLSDVTKPKNKLLVFNLRYAAINVGAAVGPLVGLKMSTSESTVGFWFMAAINVLYAVSLAVTFYRYREDVAGEKKEGLRPTLIQSLSVLKQDTVFLMVLLGATLGIFGYSHMNSTIPQYIANAPSITNGVGLFAWLLAMNAVTVIVVQYPVTRIGKHFSPLISVMLGTFFVSVGLILFGIAANAALLFFAMLVFTVGEVMMFSMTDVLIDEIAPQDRRGFYFGAMSFTTLGGVLAPMIGGGLLEAFGFGNGAMIFSLIAIGSLCGFPVLYLAGKLRHRKQNELISVKV, encoded by the coding sequence ATGAAAATGATGAGAAACATTCACCCACTTAGCATCAATATTATAGTGGGTACTTTATTTGTACGGATGATGACGTTTATGACGTTTCCATTTCTAGCGATTTATTTAACAACTGTTAAGGGAGCAAGTCCAGCAGCAGCTGGGGCCGTGATTGGTATTAGTGCGCTGTTTCGACTTTTTGGTGGATTTATTGGCGGGCATTTAACCGACAAATTAGGGCGGGGGGTAATTATGCTTGGCTCGATTGCGGTTTGGATTCCGGTTTATGTCGGCTTTGCTCTAGCGGATACAATTATGATGTTCTTTATTTTAAATGCCTTGAATGGATTATGTTCTTCCTTTTTTGAACCAGCTTCGAAAGCATTGTTATCTGATGTCACCAAGCCAAAAAATAAACTTCTCGTCTTTAATTTGCGTTATGCGGCAATCAATGTGGGGGCAGCGGTGGGTCCTTTGGTTGGGTTGAAAATGAGTACGTCGGAATCCACAGTGGGCTTTTGGTTTATGGCTGCAATTAATGTTCTGTATGCTGTTTCTCTTGCCGTTACGTTTTATCGCTATCGTGAGGATGTTGCCGGTGAAAAAAAGGAAGGACTCCGCCCAACATTGATTCAATCACTAAGTGTACTTAAACAGGATACGGTTTTCTTAATGGTTCTTTTAGGGGCAACTCTTGGAATTTTTGGCTATTCACATATGAATTCAACGATCCCTCAATATATTGCGAATGCACCTTCCATTACAAATGGGGTGGGATTATTTGCTTGGCTATTGGCGATGAATGCTGTAACGGTGATTGTCGTTCAATATCCGGTCACTAGAATAGGCAAGCATTTTTCGCCTTTAATTTCGGTGATGCTCGGCACGTTTTTTGTGAGTGTAGGTTTGATTCTCTTTGGAATTGCTGCAAATGCTGCACTCCTGTTCTTCGCTATGCTCGTGTTCACGGTTGGTGAAGTGATGATGTTCTCCATGACCGATGTGTTAATTGATGAAATTGCGCCCCAAGATCGTCGCGGCTTCTATTTCGGAGCGATGAGCTTTACGACGCTTGGAGGAGTGCTTGCTCCGATGATCGGAGGGGGACTTCTTGAGGCGTTTGGTTTCGGTAATGGGGCGATGATTTTTTCGCTAATAGCAATTGGCTCGCTCTGCGGCTTTCCGGTTCTTTACCTTGCTGGAAAATTACGCCACAGGAAGCAGAATGAGTTGATTTCGGTTAAGGTTTAA
- a CDS encoding DUF6241 domain-containing protein: protein MKVFLKNHALLFVVIAGFLSIVIGYYFTKVESEKQAATEALMNEPSKTAYPSGDIDGVNPFSHAVEEPISEKLMKQYIHAMSHQKVKAEKWSFYLQTEERIAYLLQQLEMKKYANEETYLAILHRWEQEDFSKVVQDHNDVWYLLGGTVGKATDVLSAEQEESYIASQKNNEYLFQKPD, encoded by the coding sequence ATGAAGGTTTTTCTAAAAAATCATGCACTTTTATTCGTAGTCATAGCAGGTTTTCTCTCAATAGTAATAGGGTATTATTTTACTAAAGTTGAGTCAGAAAAACAGGCTGCTACTGAAGCTTTAATGAACGAGCCTTCCAAAACAGCCTATCCTTCAGGTGATATTGACGGAGTGAATCCATTTTCACACGCAGTCGAAGAGCCGATTTCTGAAAAGCTTATGAAGCAGTACATTCATGCGATGAGTCACCAAAAAGTAAAAGCCGAGAAATGGAGCTTTTATCTGCAAACTGAGGAGAGAATAGCTTATTTACTTCAACAATTGGAAATGAAAAAATATGCGAATGAGGAGACTTACCTAGCGATTCTTCATCGTTGGGAACAAGAGGATTTTTCAAAAGTAGTGCAGGATCATAACGATGTTTGGTATCTACTTGGAGGAACAGTCGGGAAAGCAACTGATGTATTATCTGCCGAGCAAGAAGAAAGCTATATTGCTTCTCAAAAAAATAATGAATATTTGTTTCAGAAGCCGGATTGA
- a CDS encoding ATP synthase beta subunit C-terminal domain-containing protein: MHDHLKLNVALLKRRVPNLTAAARSVGLRPATVSNLCTGKTPIGRAEVKTLVTLATLANCTLDELIIGGSSIKMMETGIKVLDVFSPIVEGGTNGLVARSQVGQLVLLSEIFYRMKNRGFTTVLLAPGEKGAGIKDVEFSSDFICNSVDEVVDCLLKIDNKEQVLLASTQAIVVSGELFTLRDKLDDAKYPDITTFLFDPSGRAVDEDDPFGPLETRLQFDVDIAGRGLYPAVNPVYSTSTMLEDALLDNNHLTIQRRAKKLLRRYREIRLLSNTIGFQKFAEADRQIFHRGERLEAFLSQPFFVAEEFTKITGENVTLQDSLTGIQRIVDGAADDVDIRQLTYIGVLP, encoded by the coding sequence ATGCACGATCACTTAAAGTTAAATGTTGCTTTATTAAAACGGCGGGTTCCTAATTTAACCGCAGCTGCTCGGTCAGTCGGTCTACGACCTGCAACCGTTTCGAATTTATGTACAGGAAAAACACCCATTGGGCGCGCAGAAGTAAAAACACTCGTCACGTTAGCCACCTTAGCGAATTGCACCCTAGATGAATTGATAATCGGAGGGAGTTCGATAAAAATGATGGAAACTGGAATTAAAGTATTAGATGTTTTCTCACCTATCGTAGAAGGAGGAACAAATGGTCTTGTCGCTCGGTCACAAGTTGGGCAGCTCGTGTTACTCAGCGAAATCTTTTATCGTATGAAGAATCGAGGGTTTACTACCGTATTGCTCGCGCCTGGTGAAAAAGGCGCTGGAATCAAGGATGTCGAATTCTCGAGCGATTTTATTTGTAACAGTGTTGATGAAGTAGTCGACTGCCTTTTGAAAATTGACAACAAAGAGCAAGTTCTTCTTGCTTCGACTCAAGCAATCGTTGTGTCTGGGGAGCTTTTCACCTTGCGCGACAAATTAGATGACGCGAAATACCCTGATATTACTACTTTTCTATTTGATCCATCTGGTCGTGCTGTTGATGAAGATGACCCTTTTGGCCCACTTGAGACGCGCCTTCAATTTGACGTAGATATCGCCGGCCGTGGTCTTTATCCAGCCGTCAATCCGGTTTATTCCACGTCTACGATGCTAGAGGACGCCCTTTTAGACAATAATCACCTCACCATCCAACGTAGAGCAAAAAAACTATTACGTCGCTATCGTGAAATTCGACTTCTATCGAACACGATTGGCTTCCAAAAATTTGCTGAAGCAGATCGACAAATCTTTCATCGCGGCGAACGACTAGAAGCCTTTTTATCTCAGCCTTTTTTTGTAGCAGAAGAATTCACAAAAATCACCGGTGAAAACGTAACCCTTCAAGACTCTCTTACTGGAATACAACGAATCGTAGACGGTGCAGCAGACGATGTCGACATCAGGCAACTAACTTATATCGGGGTATTACCTTAA
- the gndA gene encoding NADP-dependent phosphogluconate dehydrogenase translates to MSKQQIGVVGVGVMGKSLALNFESRGYSVALYDISVEKIQEVLAENIGKNLVGSDNVEEFVQSLERPRKILFMVTAGAITDKAIASVVPFLEAGDIVMDGGNAYYEDSIRRNKELAEKGIHFIGAGVSGGEEGALYGPAIMPSGDKKAYDAVEPFLTAISAKVNGAACSTYIGPDGSGHYVKMVHNGIEYSDMQLICEAYYLMKNVLGLNASELHEIFKEWNEGELDSYLIEITADIFTKIDEETGKPLVDVILDTAGQKGTGKWTSISSLELGVPLSIITESVFARFISAMKDERVKASKILQGPNATLTGDKVEFIENIRKALYLSKICSYAQGFAQLQSASKEYGWDLKPGEIAMIFRGGCIIRAAFLENIKTAYDRDAQLDNLLLDSYFKEIVETYQHAARDVVASAIKLGVPVPGLASALAYYDSYRSETLPANLLQAQRDYFGAHTYQRVDKEGVFHTEWLEK, encoded by the coding sequence TTGTCTAAACAACAAATTGGTGTCGTTGGAGTCGGTGTGATGGGAAAAAGCTTAGCTCTTAATTTTGAGAGCAGAGGTTATTCTGTCGCTTTATATGATATATCAGTAGAAAAAATTCAAGAGGTATTAGCAGAGAATATAGGCAAAAACTTGGTTGGTTCAGACAATGTTGAAGAGTTTGTACAATCGCTTGAAAGACCGCGAAAAATTCTATTTATGGTGACGGCTGGAGCGATTACGGATAAAGCAATTGCATCGGTTGTCCCATTTTTAGAAGCAGGTGACATTGTGATGGATGGCGGAAATGCGTACTACGAGGACAGCATTCGCCGTAATAAAGAGTTGGCTGAAAAAGGCATTCATTTCATCGGAGCAGGTGTGTCGGGTGGGGAAGAAGGCGCACTATACGGTCCAGCGATTATGCCAAGTGGAGATAAAAAAGCCTATGATGCGGTTGAGCCGTTCTTAACGGCAATCTCAGCAAAAGTAAACGGAGCCGCATGTAGTACATATATTGGACCAGACGGATCTGGTCACTACGTAAAAATGGTGCATAATGGCATCGAATATAGTGACATGCAGTTGATTTGCGAAGCGTATTATTTAATGAAGAATGTGTTAGGTTTAAATGCTAGTGAACTTCATGAAATTTTCAAAGAGTGGAATGAAGGGGAGCTTGATAGTTATTTAATCGAAATCACTGCCGATATTTTCACGAAAATAGACGAAGAAACAGGCAAGCCGCTCGTTGATGTTATTCTTGATACGGCGGGTCAAAAAGGGACAGGTAAATGGACGAGCATTAGTTCTCTTGAGCTAGGAGTTCCGTTATCCATTATCACCGAATCGGTGTTTGCTCGTTTTATTTCGGCTATGAAAGACGAACGTGTGAAGGCGAGCAAAATTCTTCAAGGGCCAAATGCAACGCTTACAGGCGATAAGGTAGAGTTTATTGAAAACATTCGTAAAGCCCTGTACTTAAGCAAGATTTGTTCATATGCTCAAGGGTTTGCCCAATTACAATCAGCTTCTAAAGAATATGGTTGGGACTTGAAACCTGGCGAAATCGCGATGATCTTCCGCGGAGGTTGCATCATTCGTGCCGCTTTCTTAGAAAACATTAAAACAGCATATGACCGCGATGCACAGTTAGATAATCTACTTCTTGATTCCTATTTCAAAGAAATCGTCGAAACGTATCAACATGCAGCAAGAGACGTTGTCGCATCCGCTATTAAACTTGGTGTACCAGTTCCAGGACTTGCAAGTGCACTGGCTTATTATGATAGCTATCGCTCAGAGACGTTGCCGGCTAATCTTCTACAAGCACAGCGGGATTATTTTGGTGCCCATACGTATCAACGTGTCGATAAAGAAGGTGTGTTTCATACGGAGTGGTTGGAGAAATAG
- a CDS encoding MurR/RpiR family transcriptional regulator, giving the protein MADENQTHLCLPRIRSYYANFSEKEKRIADYILKKPDHIVHSTISQVAEDLNVADATVFRFCKHLGFKGYQAMKISLASELVTPIQDIHETIHEGDSEKVIAQKVFRSNIRTLEESLNILDDTQFPKAVQLLLTSRRIEFYGTGGSGFVAMDAHHKFLRTGLTTIAYNDSHMQIISASQLTPDDVIVFISHSGSNKDLLDVLEVAKNNNVKTIAITNLAKSPLSKGVDIPLFTFSEETEYRSEALSSRIAQLSIVDALYVNIMMQRKDRAKSSLQKMREAISTKKI; this is encoded by the coding sequence GTGGCCGACGAAAATCAAACTCATCTTTGTTTACCTCGAATTCGATCGTATTATGCCAATTTTAGTGAAAAAGAAAAAAGAATAGCCGACTATATTTTAAAAAAACCTGATCATATCGTTCACTCGACGATCAGTCAGGTTGCTGAAGATTTGAATGTGGCTGATGCAACGGTATTTCGTTTTTGTAAGCACTTAGGATTTAAGGGCTATCAAGCCATGAAAATTTCACTCGCCTCCGAGCTCGTCACGCCTATCCAGGACATTCATGAAACCATTCATGAGGGTGATTCGGAGAAAGTAATCGCTCAAAAAGTATTCCGCTCCAATATTCGGACGTTGGAAGAATCGCTGAATATCCTCGACGATACGCAATTTCCAAAAGCCGTACAGCTTTTGTTAACCTCTCGCCGGATTGAATTTTACGGTACTGGTGGATCGGGATTTGTCGCAATGGACGCGCATCATAAATTTTTACGCACAGGACTGACTACAATTGCGTACAACGATTCTCATATGCAAATCATTTCCGCTTCTCAACTCACTCCAGATGATGTGATTGTTTTTATCTCTCATTCTGGCTCAAATAAAGATTTGTTAGACGTATTAGAAGTAGCGAAAAATAATAATGTGAAAACCATTGCCATTACCAACTTAGCAAAATCTCCTTTAAGCAAAGGGGTCGACATTCCATTATTCACCTTTTCCGAGGAAACCGAATATCGCTCCGAAGCACTCTCATCACGAATTGCACAACTAAGTATCGTCGATGCTTTATACGTCAACATCATGATGCAAAGAAAGGACCGGGCGAAGTCTTCTTTACAAAAAATGCGCGAAGCAATTTCGACGAAGAAAATTTGA
- a CDS encoding ATP-grasp domain-containing protein produces the protein MKNIFLVVGGSVGHLPAIEKAKELGFKVLVVDREPDCIGSRVGDYFEQVDTLDVDGVIKIAKDYKVIGSFTMSSDLAVPTVCYVNEALDLPKQGTGIAELVTDKHKMREQFLKGEVHSPPFYVAHSYDDIKSIKTEIEQQLLERAFIIKPVDSSGSRGVSKITSIEQVDEAFEIAKSFSNKSKVIIEGFVDGIEMGAQTFSYKGKMIYCFVHNDNVENLCPVGHSMPSELDEKTVNRIQQECSKALASLGVENGPCNVDIILSSSGEPFIIEIGARLGATKLPELVEASTGVNLLSLAIQAASGQRIEVKEVNSQKPTSCDVLYFKKNGVVSEVGNVEELVQRYQPYQFSMKVEGNHPVTPLRSGQDHYGYVTFQCNSVKAAEEKCQRFLKELKDLINVKEETLV, from the coding sequence ATGAAGAATATTTTTTTAGTTGTTGGTGGAAGTGTCGGTCACTTACCCGCCATTGAAAAGGCAAAGGAATTGGGCTTTAAAGTATTGGTTGTCGATCGTGAACCTGATTGCATTGGCAGCAGGGTGGGAGATTACTTTGAACAAGTTGATACATTAGATGTGGATGGTGTGATTAAAATTGCCAAGGATTACAAGGTCATTGGCTCTTTTACGATGTCAAGTGACTTGGCAGTTCCAACCGTCTGTTATGTAAATGAGGCATTAGATCTACCTAAGCAAGGGACAGGAATTGCAGAACTCGTGACAGATAAGCATAAAATGAGAGAACAGTTTCTGAAAGGTGAAGTACACTCTCCACCATTTTATGTCGCTCATAGTTATGACGATATTAAATCAATTAAAACGGAAATTGAACAACAGCTCTTGGAAAGAGCCTTTATTATTAAGCCTGTGGATAGCTCTGGGAGCAGAGGGGTAAGTAAAATTACTTCAATTGAACAAGTTGACGAAGCTTTTGAAATAGCAAAATCTTTTTCCAACAAAAGCAAAGTAATAATTGAAGGTTTTGTGGACGGAATCGAAATGGGGGCACAGACTTTTTCATATAAGGGGAAAATGATTTATTGCTTTGTTCATAACGATAATGTGGAGAATCTTTGCCCTGTTGGACATTCGATGCCTTCAGAGCTAGATGAAAAGACCGTAAATAGAATCCAGCAAGAATGTTCGAAAGCACTGGCCAGCTTAGGTGTAGAAAATGGTCCTTGTAATGTTGACATTATTTTAAGTTCTTCAGGTGAACCTTTTATTATTGAAATCGGAGCTAGGTTGGGGGCAACGAAACTACCTGAATTAGTGGAAGCTTCGACAGGAGTTAATTTACTTTCATTAGCTATCCAAGCTGCAAGTGGTCAAAGAATAGAAGTTAAAGAAGTAAATAGCCAAAAACCGACTTCGTGTGATGTGCTCTACTTTAAAAAGAATGGAGTAGTGAGTGAAGTAGGAAATGTTGAAGAACTTGTACAACGTTATCAGCCTTATCAATTTTCAATGAAAGTAGAGGGAAATCATCCTGTCACTCCTTTACGATCAGGTCAAGATCACTATGGATATGTGACTTTCCAGTGTAATTCTGTAAAAGCTGCTGAAGAAAAATGTCAACGGTTTTTAAAAGAATTAAAGGATTTAATTAATGTAAAAGAAGAGACGCTCGTTTAG
- a CDS encoding sugar transferase — MFQFYVKRVADIVFGCILLLLLSPLFLIVAVLVKCSSSGPVFFLQPRLGKNGTVFNIYKFRTMVQGAENIGTGIFHDNNDTRITKIGSVLRKFSLDELPQLYNILKGEMSFVGPRPPVTYYPYMYEEYPAPQKRRFDFSPGITGLAQVRGRNSINWDRKILYDIEYIERFSLWLDLKIICLTIIKLIKMENIYRSRQVS; from the coding sequence ATCTTTCAATTTTATGTCAAAAGGGTAGCGGATATAGTCTTCGGATGTATCTTATTACTGTTACTCTCACCATTATTTTTAATCGTGGCGGTTTTAGTGAAATGTTCATCTTCTGGACCAGTATTTTTCCTACAGCCTCGTTTAGGAAAAAACGGAACAGTATTTAATATTTATAAATTTAGAACAATGGTTCAAGGAGCAGAAAATATAGGAACAGGTATATTTCATGATAATAACGACACAAGAATTACTAAAATAGGTAGTGTATTAAGAAAATTTAGCTTGGACGAACTTCCTCAGCTTTATAACATACTGAAAGGAGAAATGAGCTTTGTAGGTCCTAGACCACCTGTAACTTATTATCCATATATGTATGAGGAATATCCTGCTCCTCAAAAAAGAAGATTTGATTTTTCGCCTGGGATAACAGGTTTGGCTCAAGTGAGAGGAAGGAACTCGATTAATTGGGACCGCAAAATACTATATGACATTGAATATATCGAACGTTTCAGCCTATGGCTAGATTTGAAAATTATTTGCCTTACCATAATCAAACTTATTAAAATGGAAAATATTTATCGTAGTCGCCAAGTTTCTTAG
- a CDS encoding acyltransferase family protein, with protein sequence MVNEIFLMRSVACLGIVILHSVDRVFPEGSSVIISLVKLLLVCSTPIFIFISEFILAKTYREELPSTFWGKRIKYVLLPFLFFGTFYALAKAIQESLGSEGHVVTLFLTFLWKHLILGDYHGYFILVIFQFYLLHYFFHKLLKKANPVLMIGLSLLTTLAYLGFFNFTNPLPTPIWEYIWETFYWIPFPGWLFYFTLAYYCGVYYEEFITSLKKSAKWILITPILFAIISLTIDRLGWIEVISSKRVDMVFYSTSLILLLYYAANQMKNIPRFFIVISQYSFGIYLFHPFYLAVMYMVFSIISYTFSPAVEFLLYVTGSTLLSMISTYVLNKLPFGKYVSGRIGIGMKKEKLLFDPKQNYVQARAK encoded by the coding sequence ATGGTGAACGAAATCTTCCTAATGAGAAGTGTAGCTTGTTTGGGAATTGTGATCCTACATTCAGTTGATCGAGTGTTTCCTGAGGGATCTTCAGTAATAATTAGCCTTGTGAAATTATTACTTGTTTGTAGTACGCCGATATTTATCTTTATATCAGAATTTATTCTTGCCAAAACCTATCGTGAGGAACTCCCGTCCACTTTTTGGGGGAAGCGAATTAAATACGTGCTTCTGCCCTTTCTATTCTTTGGAACATTTTATGCGTTAGCAAAGGCTATACAGGAATCTTTAGGCTCAGAAGGGCATGTGGTTACATTATTTCTAACATTCTTATGGAAGCATTTAATACTAGGTGATTATCATGGATATTTTATTCTAGTCATTTTTCAATTTTATTTGCTCCATTATTTTTTTCATAAATTGCTGAAAAAAGCAAACCCTGTTTTAATGATTGGACTCTCACTCTTAACTACTCTTGCATATTTAGGGTTTTTCAACTTTACGAATCCACTTCCAACACCTATTTGGGAGTATATTTGGGAAACATTTTACTGGATACCATTTCCTGGTTGGCTCTTTTATTTCACCTTAGCTTATTATTGTGGAGTTTATTATGAAGAGTTTATTACATCATTAAAAAAATCTGCCAAATGGATATTAATTACACCAATCCTATTCGCGATCATTAGCCTAACGATAGATCGTCTAGGATGGATTGAAGTGATTTCATCTAAAAGGGTAGATATGGTCTTCTACTCAACTAGCCTCATCTTATTGTTATATTACGCAGCAAATCAAATGAAAAATATCCCCAGATTCTTCATAGTAATCAGTCAGTATTCTTTCGGAATTTATTTATTTCACCCGTTTTATTTAGCAGTTATGTATATGGTTTTTTCAATCATTTCCTATACATTTTCACCCGCAGTGGAATTCCTTCTTTACGTCACTGGAAGTACTTTGCTTTCCATGATTTCTACGTATGTACTAAATAAATTACCGTTTGGAAAATATGTTTCCGGCCGGATTGGGATCGGGATGAAAAAAGAAAAACTTCTATTTGATCCTAAGCAAAATTATGTCCAAGCAAGAGCGAAGTAG
- a CDS encoding YdcF family protein, giving the protein MSINLCLGRYKKILCIFLLFLLLICLVPGNFLTYSEVPRKSDVIIVLSGDEGRLEKAISLYQQNYAPLILLSNAGEKGWLSHIKKWVDRDQLLLEWASISTQDNATYTKEMMKEQELRSAIIVTSNYHMRRTKLLFEKEYRGSDITLNFVSSDSFYQSYFWWTSKKGLLITGTEYIKMVGNSFGIHGGVAKKIIYAMFERFLEN; this is encoded by the coding sequence ATGTCTATTAATCTTTGCTTAGGAAGGTATAAAAAAATACTATGCATTTTTTTACTATTCCTTTTGCTAATTTGCTTAGTACCTGGGAATTTTTTAACATACAGCGAAGTGCCACGGAAGTCAGACGTTATCATTGTCTTAAGCGGAGATGAAGGAAGGTTGGAAAAAGCTATTAGTCTATATCAGCAAAATTATGCTCCCCTTATACTGTTATCAAATGCAGGTGAAAAAGGATGGTTGTCTCACATAAAAAAGTGGGTGGATCGTGATCAGCTCCTGTTGGAGTGGGCTTCGATCAGTACTCAAGACAATGCTACTTATACAAAAGAAATGATGAAGGAGCAAGAACTAAGATCGGCAATAATTGTAACTTCAAATTACCATATGAGAAGAACGAAACTTCTCTTTGAGAAAGAATATCGAGGTAGCGATATTACTTTGAATTTTGTATCAAGTGATAGTTTTTATCAATCATATTTTTGGTGGACAAGCAAAAAAGGGCTTCTTATTACTGGAACTGAGTATATAAAGATGGTTGGAAATAGTTTTGGGATACATGGTGGGGTAGCGAAAAAAATCATCTACGCAATGTTTGAACGTTTTTTAGAGAATTGA
- a CDS encoding glycosyltransferase family 4 protein: MKDTPKKIILVAPFTILRGEKGFNRFEYIARKLSEQGHKVTLVTSNFRHQTKKFRNEDVVKDMSEKVNYNVELMGERGYKKNIGIGRVLSHRHFARNLKAYLKTLKQKPDLLYCAYPMMESALEVGRYAKREKIPFVLDIQDVWPEAIKTAVPLPEKITNVMLLPLTLYANKIYKLADYVVGVSQSYVDRVEMVNKYAKMYLPVYIGTDLGYFDDTKRKNVVEKNTFWITYIGTLSYSYDIETVIKAVAHLKNKGIKDIRFKIMGSGPHKSKFELLAQTLEAPVDFLGHLSYQDMVPLLSQSDIAANAISRGAQQSITNKIGDYLSAGLPILNSSQNEEFKKMISQYQLGESYLPGDYIKLATLIEELYHNEISRKLYGNNSRKVAEGYFDRRYTYQSIYQLVRDVSG, translated from the coding sequence ATGAAGGACACCCCTAAAAAAATTATATTAGTAGCACCTTTTACAATCTTACGAGGAGAAAAAGGATTCAACCGCTTCGAGTATATTGCGCGAAAACTCTCAGAGCAGGGCCATAAGGTTACGTTAGTGACAAGTAATTTTAGACATCAAACCAAGAAATTTAGAAATGAGGATGTAGTAAAGGATATGTCGGAAAAGGTGAACTATAATGTTGAGCTCATGGGAGAGAGAGGATACAAGAAAAATATAGGAATCGGAAGAGTTTTAAGCCATCGTCATTTTGCGAGAAATTTAAAAGCTTACTTAAAGACATTAAAACAAAAACCAGATCTTTTATATTGTGCATATCCAATGATGGAATCCGCGCTTGAGGTAGGCCGATATGCTAAACGAGAGAAAATTCCTTTTGTACTAGATATTCAAGATGTTTGGCCAGAAGCTATTAAGACGGCAGTTCCGCTTCCAGAGAAGATTACTAACGTAATGTTACTTCCTTTGACTCTTTATGCAAACAAGATCTATAAATTAGCAGATTATGTGGTGGGGGTTTCACAAAGTTATGTAGATAGAGTGGAGATGGTCAATAAATATGCAAAAATGTACTTGCCTGTTTATATTGGAACAGATCTAGGCTATTTTGATGATACGAAAAGGAAGAATGTTGTAGAAAAAAACACGTTTTGGATAACTTATATTGGTACATTGAGTTACAGCTATGATATTGAAACGGTTATTAAAGCGGTAGCACATTTAAAAAACAAAGGAATAAAAGATATACGTTTTAAAATTATGGGATCTGGCCCACATAAATCAAAATTTGAACTACTAGCCCAAACATTAGAAGCACCTGTTGATTTTTTAGGGCATTTATCTTATCAAGATATGGTTCCCCTCCTTTCACAATCTGATATTGCAGCAAATGCTATCTCGAGAGGTGCTCAACAAAGTATAACGAATAAAATTGGAGACTATCTTTCTGCGGGGCTACCAATATTAAATTCTAGTCAAAATGAAGAATTTAAGAAAATGATTTCTCAATATCAGCTAGGAGAAAGCTATTTGCCAGGAGATTATATAAAGCTTGCTACCCTTATTGAAGAGCTATATCATAATGAAATTTCACGAAAACTATATGGTAATAACTCTAGGAAGGTGGCTGAAGGTTATTTTGATCGTCGATACACCTATCAATCAATCTATCAATTGGTTAGAGATGTTAGTGGCTGA